From Sinorhizobium sp. B11:
CTGCCGCTGAAGTAGCCGCCCCGGCGACGGCCTGCCCTTCCGAGACCAGGGACGGGCGGGCCGCTTCAGGCTGTGCTTCCCGATGCGATGATCAGTCGATCTCCCGGCTCGCGCTGATTATCGCCACCGCACATCCCGTCAAGCTTTCCCGACCGGCCGCCTTCCCGTACAATCCCTTCATCACATGGGGGATTTCATCATGAGCGAAGACGCCTTCAACATGTCCATCCGCAAGTTCCTGAAGGAAGTCGGCGTGACCTCGCAGCGCAAGATCGAGGAGACGGTGCGCGACGCGCAGATCGGCGGCAAGAAGCTGAAGGTCCGCATGACGCTGACGGCGGAGGGCACCGGCCTCAACCACGTGGTAGCAGGCGAAATCGAACTTCCCTGAAGCCTGTCGCGATCTCCACGCTGTCAGCGGCTATCAATATTGAGGCGAGACGCACGCCTGCCTTGGGCCGTGATAGGGCTGGAACGTGTTGTCGTAAGCCCTGTAGGACCGGTAACGCGCAAAGCACCAGCTTACATGGCCGTTGCCGCCATAGTAGGCCCGGGGATAATAATAGGTCCGGGGATAATAGTAGCGTCGTGCATAATATCGCGTCGAGCCGTAATAGTACGGACCGGAATAGCCGCCGTAGTAGCCGGGATCATAATAGCCGGAGCCATAATATCCGGAGCCGTAATATCCGGGCTGCGCCAGCATTCCGCCGATGATCGCGCCTGCGGCCAGGCCGCCGAGCGCCCAGCCCCAGCCATCGCCGCCATGGTGGTGGTAGTATCGGCCGTGACCGCCATAGTAGCCGCCGTGATAGCCGCCATAGTAACCGCGGTAGCGTACCAGTTGCGCCTGCTGTGCCTCGACATCAGGGGCGGCGGCCATGGTGGGAAACGCCTCGGCCGGCAGTGCGCTCGCCAGCGCCGTTGCCAGCGACAGGGCAATGATTGAGAGCCTCTTCATTGGCTTCACCTCCGTCTGCATCCGCCGCGCGTCATTATACCGCGGAAAGGACGGCGTGGCACTCAATTTCCGGGCCTGACTGGTGCTCCTGGAGGGCTGATTTCAGTCGGCATTCCTCCCGTCCCGACAGCATCGGTCCGAAGACCGGCCGCAACTTCCGGCAAGCCTGACGTGACGTTTCAATGTGGAGCATCTTCACCCGGTCCCCTAACCCGAATGCAGCATTGACTGCCTGCCGCTCCGGCCTAGAATCATCAGCGGGTCGAACTGTCGGACTGGGGCTGGCGCATCTTGAGGAGGGTGCCATGCAGAAAACCGATAAGCAGAAAACCGATATGCAGCAACCTGACATGCAGAAAGTCGATGCACTCGTCGGTCGCCTCGTGGGCGATCTCGGCGCCAGTGTATCGGGCGTTCTCGTCGTGCTCGGCGATCATCTCGGGCTGTTCCGGGCGATGATGGACGGGCGGCCGCGCTCCTCTATGGAGCTTGCGGAAACGACCAGTCTCACCGAGCGCAATGTGCGCGAATGGCTCGCCGCCATGGCGGCTGCCGATTACATCACCTATCACGAGGCCTCGAACAAATTCGCCATGACGCCCGAGCAGGCGCTGGTCTTCGCCAATGAGGAAAGCCCCGCCTTCTTCGGCGGCGCCTTCGAGATCGTGCAGTCCATGTGGATGGACGAGCCGAAGGTGGAGGATGCCTTCCGCACCGGCAAGGGCCTCGGCTGGCATGAGCACAGCACCTGCCTTTTCCGCGGCACCGAGCGCTTCTTCCGGCCGGGCTATAACAGCCATCTCGTCACCGAGTGGATCCCGGCGCTGAAGGGCATGAAGGAAAAGCTGGAAAGCGGGGCAGAAGTCGCCGATGTCGGCTGCGGCCACGGCGCGTCGACGATCCTGATGGCCCAGGCATTCCCGAAATCGCATTTCCACGGCTTCGATTATCACGGTCCGTCGATCGAGCGGGCAAAGCGCGCCGCAAAGGACGCCGGTGTGGCCGACCGCGTGACCTTCAGCAAGGCATCGGCCAAGGATTTCCCGGCCGGCGACTATGATCTGGTGGCCATGTTCGACTGCCTGCACGACATGGGCGACCCTGTCGGGGCCGGCCGCCATATCCGCGAGACGATGAAAAAGGACGGCACCTGGATGATCGTCGAGCCCTTCGCCCATGACGGGCTGAAGGACAACCTCAACCCCGTCGGCCGCGTCTATTACGGCGCCTCGACGATGATCTGCACGCCCGCCTCCATGGCCCAGGAAGTCGGCCTCGGGCTTGGCGCGCAGGCAGGCGAGATGAAGCTGCGCAAGGTGGCGCTGGATGCCGGATACCACCACTTCCGCCGCGCCAGCGAGACGCCGTTCAACATGATCTTCGAGGTCAGGAACTGAACGGACTTAAGTGAGATGCCGGGTGCAGGCTCTGACAGCGAGCATGTCGGAGCCTGGGCTCGCGCATGTTGGTCATTTGCCGTTCTGCCAAATCAGAATAGGCTCCATGCGGCGAATCTTGCCCCGAGAGCCCGATGACCCTGTTCTGGATTGCATCCCTTCCCTTCATGGCGGTCTTCATTGCCGCCCTGGCCATCGGGCGCG
This genomic window contains:
- a CDS encoding DUF6494 family protein translates to MSEDAFNMSIRKFLKEVGVTSQRKIEETVRDAQIGGKKLKVRMTLTAEGTGLNHVVAGEIELP
- a CDS encoding BA14K family protein — translated: MKRLSIIALSLATALASALPAEAFPTMAAAPDVEAQQAQLVRYRGYYGGYHGGYYGGHGRYYHHHGGDGWGWALGGLAAGAIIGGMLAQPGYYGSGYYGSGYYDPGYYGGYSGPYYYGSTRYYARRYYYPRTYYYPRAYYGGNGHVSWCFARYRSYRAYDNTFQPYHGPRQACVSPQY
- a CDS encoding class I SAM-dependent methyltransferase codes for the protein MQQPDMQKVDALVGRLVGDLGASVSGVLVVLGDHLGLFRAMMDGRPRSSMELAETTSLTERNVREWLAAMAAADYITYHEASNKFAMTPEQALVFANEESPAFFGGAFEIVQSMWMDEPKVEDAFRTGKGLGWHEHSTCLFRGTERFFRPGYNSHLVTEWIPALKGMKEKLESGAEVADVGCGHGASTILMAQAFPKSHFHGFDYHGPSIERAKRAAKDAGVADRVTFSKASAKDFPAGDYDLVAMFDCLHDMGDPVGAGRHIRETMKKDGTWMIVEPFAHDGLKDNLNPVGRVYYGASTMICTPASMAQEVGLGLGAQAGEMKLRKVALDAGYHHFRRASETPFNMIFEVRN